The following DNA comes from Methanothrix sp..
CCTGGCAGCACAAATAAATTCTGATCTCTTTTTATTTTCCAGCAATGAGATAGTCTCAGGCTCATGGAGCTTAGGCGCAAAGAAATTGATCCAGATTGCCTCTGCCGGTTTATCCAAGGAAAACGGCGAAGAGCTCAATACCAGGACTATGAAGGGGCTGATGATTCGGAAAGAGCCGATTCAGTAGCCCTTACATCCGGCTGCTCTCTGGCAGTGATGTTCATTTGGCCATCTCCTGCGGCTCATCGCATGATCGGTTTGGGCTTGTGAATCACATGAAGTTCCTTTGTGATCTCTGTTTCATCGCCTTTTCCTGATTGATTCTTAAGCTTAAGCTTTATGATGTGCTCCCCAAGGGAGAGCCCCGTTGCATCGATCTTTGCGAAGCGTTTGCCCTTTTCCGGATGGTTCCTGGATCCCGGAGCCTCATCATCCACCGACCACTGCAAATCCAGTCCACTGTCTCCGATGGATTCGTCCAGCTCGACCTCAACATTCGAATCGTCCTCGCAGACAACCAGCTCTTCGCCAATTGCAGAATCAGTCGGACCGTCCACTATGAGTTCCATATTGGACTCCCCAATGCATGCCGCCAGGCCTGCTCCATCCTGCCCTATCTTGGGGGTGAGCTTTGCATTTATTCTGAACCTTTTCTGCTGCCCTTTAGGGATTACAGGGGCATAGAACTCAAACGATCCTGTATTCGATCCTGTCTGTGTAAGAACCCCAGTGGTAACTAAATCATCGCCGATCTCATTTCCATTCTCATCCACCTCAACTACTGTCCAAATGTAGTCATAATCCACTTCATCCTGGGCATTCTGGGCCGCTGTTGCCAGGCTGATTATCTCTCCAGATGTCTTTGACCCCAGCAGACTGGCACCCTCTGCAGTGTATGCTGTGGCCAAGAGCAGCATCAAGAGCAGCACCGAAATATTTTTTTTCACCTGTTTACCCTCCAGTCCAATGGCAGCATGCACTACACTTCGTTAAGTAATATAGACGATTGAGTGCAATTCTTATCCGGGATTGTACTGTTCATACCAGAATATAACAATAAATATTTTATCAATAATTTGAATTGGCGGAGCTATTTTTTGCCATCAGCTGATTGTTGCAACGGGATGAACAGCTTTGATACGAAAATAGGCTTCAAGCATGCAGATACAATCCCTTCTGCATGCGATAGATCTCTTTTTATGTACTCCCAATCCGAATTTGACCCCATGCCAATTCTAATTTGGTCCCCACTTATGCTGCCATTAGGCCTTCGGAAAAAGAAATTACCATCGATAGCTCCAGGCCGCCAGGCAGCCGGGCCTCATCCGAGGTAAAAAAGGATAATATCGACCTGCGGCAATTCAATTCACCTTAAGAGCATACCCCATATCAGAAGATCCGCGATTGATCTTCGATGAGAGAATAGTTACCGGCCGGCTCAACGCTGCTGCTGATAGCCTCAATATGAGAGCTTCGAGCTGAATAGTCCGCTGAGAAGTCCAGTCGAATTGCTCAACCGACCGCAACCTATATCCACTTATTCGAATACATTCGAAAGCATGAAGCCAATAGCCTCACTTCTTCTTGCCATTATGATGCTGGCCATCCCTGCTGTGATGAGCCAGGATGCTGAACACTGGATCAGCCAGACGAAAAGCGATTATTATAACGGCTCATACTCCCTTGCCCTTGATGATATCGATCAATACCTGAAGATCAATCAGACAGACACCTGGGCCTGGAGCTTCAGGGCCAATCTCCTGAAGAAGATGGAAAGATACAGAGAGGCAGTGGAGAGCTTTGATATGCTCATCGCCCTGGATAGCTCCCATGCAGAAGCCTATAACGATCGCGCTCTCATCCTCGCAGGAGGGCTGAACCGGGATGATGAGGCACTGGCTTCCCTGGAGGCAGCCCTGCAGATCGAGCCCTTCAATGCCAATATCTGGTATAACAAGGGAATGGTCCTGGAGAAGATGGAGAGGAATAACGAGTCTTTGGAGGCCTACAGAAGGGCGATCGATCTGGATGAGGATCTGGACAGAGCCTGGTTCCGCCAGGGGCATGTTCTCATGAGGCTGGGGAGGAATAGTGAAGCCCTGAAGTGCTTCCAGAAGGCGGCCCAGCTGGATCCGGCCAACAGCCTCTATCAGCAGAGTCTGCAGGACATGGGTGCCCTGACAATGAATGATCTGGATGCGGATGGCCTGGCTGCAAATGGTCTGGATGCGAATGGTCTGGATATGGATGATCTGGCTGTTGACCTTCAGGAGAATATGCTGGATTTCTCTGCCTCTTCTGCCCGGCCAGGACGATAAACATCCTTTTATTTATTTTTGCCATAAAAGAGAGCAAGGAGCCTTTTATTTTTGATTTATGATCCGGCGATTGGGATGGGGATGATTGGGATGGGGATGATTGGGATGGTGATGATGGCTATGGGTATGATTCTGGGAGGTTATGTATCCCTGGACCGCCTCCAGCTCGGAGATCTGCCTCTGGATCATTTCATTTATGCTTTCCGAATTGTAAGATCCGTTTAGATCGAAATATGCATAATTTCCCTTCACCAGCACACCCTTGCCGGTGTAATATCTTCTCAGATCCTCCATCAGATAGACATATGCTGAGCTGGATAAGCCGGATGCATTGATGCCAGCTAGATCGACTGTGATGTTGCCCACAACGATGCTCGCCGGGGTGAGGACATATGTGATGGTGCCGCCCATATCAAACCCCGATGCGGCAGGAGATGTGCCCATGCCAGAATGCATCAAGGCCGCCCAGATGCTGAGCAGTGCCAAGATGATCAGAAAAGCGCCTCTCTTCAAGATGATGCCACCAGCATTACTCTGGCTGGCAATGAGAAATAGTTTTGGGTGGAGGCCTTTGATGGGAGGGGGTTGGAGGAGTAGAGACCCAGGTATTTTTATAGGTTCAGAGGCCAATACTGATTATTGGTGATATAGATCATGATCAAAGGTCTCATAAAGCTGTTCATCGGTCTGATGGCCTTCACCTGGCTTGCCAGACGATTTCTCCGCTGCCGCATCCCGCATGAGGAGACTGAGAGCGCCACCTCTGATTCAGGGCGCGACTGAGAAGGCAGGCCTGGCCTCAAGTCCGGAGGACGGCTTCCCGGCAGATGGATGCCCAAGAGAGGGAGAGAGCCCGCAGGGGAGCTGGCCGCGGGCGGCATTGATGCTCTGCCGATGATCAGTCGATCGATCCATCTGGCCCTCCCGGAGCGCCAAATGCAATGCCCAAGACTATGCCCAAGACTATGCATCTATCAAGAACAACCGAACTTTCTATTCCCTGATAATTCCATCTGTCCAGGGCTTTTTCCTCGAAGAAAAAGGGGCTTTTCACTGTTTTCTATGAGACAAAAAAAAGGTTAAGCCTCGGACGGGATTCG
Coding sequences within:
- a CDS encoding tetratricopeptide repeat protein codes for the protein MKPIASLLLAIMMLAIPAVMSQDAEHWISQTKSDYYNGSYSLALDDIDQYLKINQTDTWAWSFRANLLKKMERYREAVESFDMLIALDSSHAEAYNDRALILAGGLNRDDEALASLEAALQIEPFNANIWYNKGMVLEKMERNNESLEAYRRAIDLDEDLDRAWFRQGHVLMRLGRNSEALKCFQKAAQLDPANSLYQQSLQDMGALTMNDLDADGLAANGLDANGLDMDDLAVDLQENMLDFSASSARPGR